One segment of Syngnathus typhle isolate RoL2023-S1 ecotype Sweden linkage group LG9, RoL_Styp_1.0, whole genome shotgun sequence DNA contains the following:
- the itgav gene encoding integrin alpha-V isoform X2 — protein sequence MAPSVGNVWICIFARNHLRRCYEKWVRRLFWQREAGCVFASDLIMKSVLSFYFDTEKPDVWSRLNLFNLCGRLTSRQTLRRDRELLVRLHPTSLSGVQLPNGTAVAVLPWKRREGRTQVRLVSNRKFPEAFFLPPSLSLAMAVGPGLSGRLYPAAVVSVAAAALVVLVRSGGAFNLDAEQPSVYDGPSGSYFGFSVDFFKAANKQQSDVLIGAPRANTSGDVLERGAVYSCPWAGGAACRQLLFDTSGDRKNANGAPMEFKSKQWFGASVRSDGEHILACAPLYQWSTFGVSEREPVGTCFLKKDDTVVEYSPCRSRANSPEGQGFCQAGFSADFLKTNKRVVVGGPGSFYWQGQLISDDVSEIFARFDKSYVSPYGKTLATKSAGAQYDDSYLGYSLTVADFNDDAIEDYVTGVPRGDKALGYVNIFNGHNMESMVNFTGSQMAAYFGHSVAASDVNQDGLMDLLVGAPLFMDRGSDGKLREVGQVSVLLGRGGFSFRPPLTLTGSEVYARYGSSIAALGDLDMDGYNDVAISAPYGGPERLGQVYIHNGGPQGPSQTPSQVLQGKWASSYMPASFGYSMTGNTDIDRNGYPDLLVGVFGADRAVLYRARPVISVNATLDISPQIINPEGKSCTLPASGPAVSCFKVKYCLKASGVGAPSSLTFRVDVLLDRLKQKEAAKRVLFLHSRSVAYAKNVTLSNGGGPSCEEQDVFLRDDRDFRDKITPISVVLEYALDYGRARDGNGLLPVLDVAAPPNVTRQAHILLDCGKDNICKPDLRLSVQSDRSEMAIGDDNAVTLEIVAENRGEGAYEAELHVFPPQQADFTGVVRSQTLSRLSCAYKKENQTKIVVCDLGNPMKAGTKVLAELRFSVHQLSEDDTDVRFDLQMVSSNQFNSTSPRVSSVTKLVVVAQVSIRGTSSPGQLLLPIANWQAKVPPLTGDDIGPQIVHVYELLNSGPSTLSLASLEVEWPYGRHNASLLYITHLDTEGPVNCSSDVRLNARNVTLESPLAALKNASAGDGQTEGRKRVRKRELQTGGDGGNDDDNPLELDCSTASCVKLRCQVGRLERKKNAIVFIYSRLDVNNFLRAENQNRSYVLESTASFNVIQMPYKKIPATLPSNSTAVSVSVLWVADAPQPVPAWVVALAVLAGLLLLALLIFIMYKLGFFKRVRPPQEDCLEKEQLQPEENGNADT from the exons ATGGCGCCCTCTGTTGGCAACGTTTGGATTTGCATATTCGCGCGGAACCACTTGCGTCGCTGTTATGAAAAGTGGGTAAGGCGTTTATTTTGGCAGAGAGAAGCCGGATGTGTATTCGCGTCTGACCTTATTATGAAAAGTGTGctaagcttttattttgacacagaGAAGCCGGATGTGTGGTCGCGTCTGAACTTGTTTAACTTGTGTGGACGCCTCACGAGCAGGCAGACTCTCCGCCGTGACAGGGAACTGCTCGTTCGCCTTCATCCGACCAGCTTGTCCGGCGTACAGTTGCCGAACGGAACCGCCGTCGCCGTTCTCCCGTGGAAGCGCCGAGAAGGGCGCACGCAAGTTCGACTCGTCAGCAATCGAAAATTCCCCGAAGCCTtcttcctccctccttccctctctcTGGCCATGGCAGTGGGGCCGGGGCTGAGTGGCCGCCTCTACCCCGCCGCCGTTGTATCGGTGGCGGCTGCGGCGCTGGTCGTGCTCGTGCGGAGCGGAGGCGCGTTCAACCTGGACGCCGAGCAGCCGTCGGTGTACGACGGGCCGTCGGGCAGCTACTTTGGCTTCTCGGTGGACTTCTTCAAAGCGGCCAACAAGCAACA GTCGGACGTCCTGATCGGAGCGCCGCGGGCCAACACGTCGGGCGACGTACTGGAGCGAGGGGCCGTCTACAGCTGcccctgggcgggcggcgctgcCTGCCGCCAGCTCCTGTTTGACACGTCAG GCGACAGGAAGAACGCCAACGGCGCGCCGATGGAGTTCAAGTCCAAGCAGTGGTTCGGCGCCTCCGTGCGCTCGGACGGCGAGCACATCCTG GCGTGCGCGCCGCTCTACCAGTGGTCCACCTTTGGCGTGTCGGAGCGCGAGCCGGTGGGAACGTGTTTCCTTAAAAAAGACGACACGGTGGTGGAATATTCTCCCTGTCGCTCAC GTGCCAACTCCCCGGAGGGCCAGGGCTTCTGCCAGGCTGGCTTCAGCGCCGACTTCCTCAAG ACCAACAAGCGAGTGGTGGTGGGAGGACCCGGAAGCTTCTACTGGCAAG GTCAACTAATATCGGACGACGTGTCAGAAATCTTTGCCCGCTTCGACAAGAGCTACGTCAGCCCCTACGGAAAGACGCTGGCCACCAAGTCGGCGGGCGCCCAGTATGATGACAGTTACCTGG GTTATTCGCTGACTGTCGCAGACTTTAACGACGACGCAATTGAAG ATTACGTGACGGGCGTGCCGCGGGGCGACAAGGCGCTGGGTTAC GTCAACATCTTCAACGGCCACAACATGGAGTCCATGGTCAACTTCACAGGCAGTCAG ATGGCCGCCTACTTCGGACACTCTGTCGCCGCCAGCGACGTCAACCAGGACGG GTTGATGGACCTTCTGGTGGGCGCGCCTCTCTTCATGGACCGAGGCTCCGACGGCAAGCTGAGGGAAGTGGGACAG GTCAGCGTGCTCTTGGGTCGAGGAGGCTTCTCTTTCCGGCCGCCGCTGACGCTCACCGGCTCCGAAGTGTACGCCCGATACGGCTCGTCCATCGCCGCGCTCGGAGATCTTGACATGGACGGATACAatg ACGTGGCCATCTCGGCCCCATACGGCGGTCCGGAGCGCCTGGGCCAGGTGTACATCCACAATGGCGGTCCTCAGGGCCCGTCGCAGACGCCCTCACAG GTCCTGCAGGGCAAATGGGCCTCCAGCTACATGCCAGCCAGCTTCGGCTATTCCATGACTGGGAACACGGACATAGACCGCAATGGCTATCCAG ATTTACTGGTGGGAGTGTTTGGAGCCGACAGGGCTGTTTTGTACAG AGCGCGGCCGGTGATCAGCGTCAACGCGACGCTGGACATCAGCCCTCAGATCATCAACCCTGAGGGGAAGAGCTGCACGCTGCCTGCGTCCGGCCCTGCCGTGTCCTG CTTCAAGGTCAAGTACTGCCTGAAGGCCAGCGGCGTGGGGGCGCCCTCTTCCCTCA CGTTCCGCGTGGATGTGCTCCTGGACCGACTGAAGCAGAAGGAAGCGGCCAAGCGAGTCCTCTTCCTGCACAGCCGAAGCGTCGCCTACGCCAAGAACGTTACGCTGAGCAACGGCGGAGGTCCCTCGTGCGAGGAGCAGGACGTCTTCCTCAGG GACGACCGCGACTTCCGCGATAAGATTACGCCCATCTCGGTGGTTCTGGAGTACGCCTTGGACTACGGGCGCGCCCGAGACGGCAACGGCCTGCTGCCCGTCTTGGATGTGGCCGCGCCGCCCAATGTCACCCGCCAG GCTCACATCCTGCTGGACTGCGGCAAGGACAACATCTGCAAACCCGACCTACGGCTGTCGGTCCAGAG CGACCGCTCCGAGATGGCCATCGGCGACGACAACGCAGTGACGCTGGAGATTGTGGCCGAGAACCGCGGCGAGGGCGCCTACGAGGCAGAGCTCCACGTCTTCCCGCCGCAACAGGCCGACTTTACCGGCGTGGTGCGCAGCCAG ACGCTGAGCCGGTTGTCGTGCGCCTACAAGAAGGAGAACCAGACCAAGATAGTGGTGTGCGATCTGGGCAACCCCATGAAGGCCGGAACCAAG GTGCTGGCCGAGCTACGTTTCAGCGTCCACCAGCTGTCAGAGGACGACACGGACGTGCGCTTTGACCTGCAGATGGTCAG CTCCAACCAGTTCAATAGCACCAGCCCCAGAGTGTCCAGCGTCACTAAGCTGGTCGTGGTGGCGCAAGTCTCCATACGAGG cACGTCGTCTCCCGGCCAGCTGTTGCTTCCCATCGCCAATTGGCAAGCCAAAGTTCCTCCGCTCACCGGCGACGACATTGGACCACAAATTGTGCACGTCTACGAG CTGCTGAACAGCGGGCCCAGCACGCTGAGCCTGGCTTCGCTGGAGGTGGAGTGGCCGTACGGCCGCCACAATGCCAGCCTCCTCTACATCACCCACCTGGACACGGAGGGCCCCGTCAACTGCTCCAGCGACGTGCGACTCAACGCGCGCAACGTCACC TTGGAGAGTCCCCTGGCGGCGCTGAAAAACGCCAGCGCCGGAGACGGCCAGACGGAAGGCCGCAAGCGCGTGCGCAAGCGTGAGCTGCAGAccggcggcgacggcggcaaTGACGACGACAACCCGCTCGAGCTG GACTGCAGCACGGCGTCCTGTGTCAAGCTTCGCTGTCAGGTGGGACGTCTGGAGAGGAAGAAGAACGCCATCGTCTTCATTTACTCCCGACTGGACGTCAACAACTTCCTCAGa GCAGAGAACCAGAATCGCTCGTACGTGTTGGAGTCCACCGCCTCCTTCAACGTCATCCAGATGCCCTACAAGAAGATTCCGGCCACGCTGCCGTCCAACAGCACCGCC GTTAGCGTGTCGGTGCTGTGGGtggcggacgccccccagccgGTGCCGGCTTGGGTGGTGGCGCTGGCCGTGCTGGCCGGCCTTCTGCTGCTGGCGCTGCTCATCTTCATCATGTACAAG CTGGGCTTCTTCAAGCGAGTGCGCCCCCCGCAGGAGGATTGCCTGGAGAAGGAGCAGCTGCAGCCCGAGGAGAACGGAAACGCAGACACTTAG
- the itgav gene encoding integrin alpha-V isoform X1, whose product MAPSVGNVWICIFARNHLRRCYEKWVRRLFWQREAGCVFASDLIMKSVLSFYFDTEKPDVWSRLNLFNLCGRLTSRQTLRRDRELLVRLHPTSLSGVQLPNGTAVAVLPWKRREGRTQVRLVSNRKFPEAFFLPPSLSLAMAVGPGLSGRLYPAAVVSVAAAALVVLVRSGGAFNLDAEQPSVYDGPSGSYFGFSVDFFKAANKQQSDVLIGAPRANTSGDVLERGAVYSCPWAGGAACRQLLFDTSGDRKNANGAPMEFKSKQWFGASVRSDGEHILACAPLYQWSTFGVSEREPVGTCFLKKDDTVVEYSPCRSRANSPEGQGFCQAGFSADFLKTNKRVVVGGPGSFYWQGQLISDDVSEIFARFDKSYVSPYGKTLATKSAGAQYDDSYLGYSLTVADFNDDAIEDYVTGVPRGDKALGYVNIFNGHNMESMVNFTGSQMAAYFGHSVAASDVNQDGLMDLLVGAPLFMDRGSDGKLREVGQVTATRVSRLCPAGSRCDAFWLQVSVLLGRGGFSFRPPLTLTGSEVYARYGSSIAALGDLDMDGYNDVAISAPYGGPERLGQVYIHNGGPQGPSQTPSQVLQGKWASSYMPASFGYSMTGNTDIDRNGYPDLLVGVFGADRAVLYRARPVISVNATLDISPQIINPEGKSCTLPASGPAVSCFKVKYCLKASGVGAPSSLTFRVDVLLDRLKQKEAAKRVLFLHSRSVAYAKNVTLSNGGGPSCEEQDVFLRDDRDFRDKITPISVVLEYALDYGRARDGNGLLPVLDVAAPPNVTRQAHILLDCGKDNICKPDLRLSVQSDRSEMAIGDDNAVTLEIVAENRGEGAYEAELHVFPPQQADFTGVVRSQTLSRLSCAYKKENQTKIVVCDLGNPMKAGTKVLAELRFSVHQLSEDDTDVRFDLQMVSSNQFNSTSPRVSSVTKLVVVAQVSIRGTSSPGQLLLPIANWQAKVPPLTGDDIGPQIVHVYELLNSGPSTLSLASLEVEWPYGRHNASLLYITHLDTEGPVNCSSDVRLNARNVTLESPLAALKNASAGDGQTEGRKRVRKRELQTGGDGGNDDDNPLELDCSTASCVKLRCQVGRLERKKNAIVFIYSRLDVNNFLRAENQNRSYVLESTASFNVIQMPYKKIPATLPSNSTAVSVSVLWVADAPQPVPAWVVALAVLAGLLLLALLIFIMYKLGFFKRVRPPQEDCLEKEQLQPEENGNADT is encoded by the exons ATGGCGCCCTCTGTTGGCAACGTTTGGATTTGCATATTCGCGCGGAACCACTTGCGTCGCTGTTATGAAAAGTGGGTAAGGCGTTTATTTTGGCAGAGAGAAGCCGGATGTGTATTCGCGTCTGACCTTATTATGAAAAGTGTGctaagcttttattttgacacagaGAAGCCGGATGTGTGGTCGCGTCTGAACTTGTTTAACTTGTGTGGACGCCTCACGAGCAGGCAGACTCTCCGCCGTGACAGGGAACTGCTCGTTCGCCTTCATCCGACCAGCTTGTCCGGCGTACAGTTGCCGAACGGAACCGCCGTCGCCGTTCTCCCGTGGAAGCGCCGAGAAGGGCGCACGCAAGTTCGACTCGTCAGCAATCGAAAATTCCCCGAAGCCTtcttcctccctccttccctctctcTGGCCATGGCAGTGGGGCCGGGGCTGAGTGGCCGCCTCTACCCCGCCGCCGTTGTATCGGTGGCGGCTGCGGCGCTGGTCGTGCTCGTGCGGAGCGGAGGCGCGTTCAACCTGGACGCCGAGCAGCCGTCGGTGTACGACGGGCCGTCGGGCAGCTACTTTGGCTTCTCGGTGGACTTCTTCAAAGCGGCCAACAAGCAACA GTCGGACGTCCTGATCGGAGCGCCGCGGGCCAACACGTCGGGCGACGTACTGGAGCGAGGGGCCGTCTACAGCTGcccctgggcgggcggcgctgcCTGCCGCCAGCTCCTGTTTGACACGTCAG GCGACAGGAAGAACGCCAACGGCGCGCCGATGGAGTTCAAGTCCAAGCAGTGGTTCGGCGCCTCCGTGCGCTCGGACGGCGAGCACATCCTG GCGTGCGCGCCGCTCTACCAGTGGTCCACCTTTGGCGTGTCGGAGCGCGAGCCGGTGGGAACGTGTTTCCTTAAAAAAGACGACACGGTGGTGGAATATTCTCCCTGTCGCTCAC GTGCCAACTCCCCGGAGGGCCAGGGCTTCTGCCAGGCTGGCTTCAGCGCCGACTTCCTCAAG ACCAACAAGCGAGTGGTGGTGGGAGGACCCGGAAGCTTCTACTGGCAAG GTCAACTAATATCGGACGACGTGTCAGAAATCTTTGCCCGCTTCGACAAGAGCTACGTCAGCCCCTACGGAAAGACGCTGGCCACCAAGTCGGCGGGCGCCCAGTATGATGACAGTTACCTGG GTTATTCGCTGACTGTCGCAGACTTTAACGACGACGCAATTGAAG ATTACGTGACGGGCGTGCCGCGGGGCGACAAGGCGCTGGGTTAC GTCAACATCTTCAACGGCCACAACATGGAGTCCATGGTCAACTTCACAGGCAGTCAG ATGGCCGCCTACTTCGGACACTCTGTCGCCGCCAGCGACGTCAACCAGGACGG GTTGATGGACCTTCTGGTGGGCGCGCCTCTCTTCATGGACCGAGGCTCCGACGGCAAGCTGAGGGAAGTGGGACAGGTAACGGCAACACGCGTCTCACGTCTTTGTCCGGCTGGGTCCCGCTGTGACGCCTTTTGGCTGCAGGTCAGCGTGCTCTTGGGTCGAGGAGGCTTCTCTTTCCGGCCGCCGCTGACGCTCACCGGCTCCGAAGTGTACGCCCGATACGGCTCGTCCATCGCCGCGCTCGGAGATCTTGACATGGACGGATACAatg ACGTGGCCATCTCGGCCCCATACGGCGGTCCGGAGCGCCTGGGCCAGGTGTACATCCACAATGGCGGTCCTCAGGGCCCGTCGCAGACGCCCTCACAG GTCCTGCAGGGCAAATGGGCCTCCAGCTACATGCCAGCCAGCTTCGGCTATTCCATGACTGGGAACACGGACATAGACCGCAATGGCTATCCAG ATTTACTGGTGGGAGTGTTTGGAGCCGACAGGGCTGTTTTGTACAG AGCGCGGCCGGTGATCAGCGTCAACGCGACGCTGGACATCAGCCCTCAGATCATCAACCCTGAGGGGAAGAGCTGCACGCTGCCTGCGTCCGGCCCTGCCGTGTCCTG CTTCAAGGTCAAGTACTGCCTGAAGGCCAGCGGCGTGGGGGCGCCCTCTTCCCTCA CGTTCCGCGTGGATGTGCTCCTGGACCGACTGAAGCAGAAGGAAGCGGCCAAGCGAGTCCTCTTCCTGCACAGCCGAAGCGTCGCCTACGCCAAGAACGTTACGCTGAGCAACGGCGGAGGTCCCTCGTGCGAGGAGCAGGACGTCTTCCTCAGG GACGACCGCGACTTCCGCGATAAGATTACGCCCATCTCGGTGGTTCTGGAGTACGCCTTGGACTACGGGCGCGCCCGAGACGGCAACGGCCTGCTGCCCGTCTTGGATGTGGCCGCGCCGCCCAATGTCACCCGCCAG GCTCACATCCTGCTGGACTGCGGCAAGGACAACATCTGCAAACCCGACCTACGGCTGTCGGTCCAGAG CGACCGCTCCGAGATGGCCATCGGCGACGACAACGCAGTGACGCTGGAGATTGTGGCCGAGAACCGCGGCGAGGGCGCCTACGAGGCAGAGCTCCACGTCTTCCCGCCGCAACAGGCCGACTTTACCGGCGTGGTGCGCAGCCAG ACGCTGAGCCGGTTGTCGTGCGCCTACAAGAAGGAGAACCAGACCAAGATAGTGGTGTGCGATCTGGGCAACCCCATGAAGGCCGGAACCAAG GTGCTGGCCGAGCTACGTTTCAGCGTCCACCAGCTGTCAGAGGACGACACGGACGTGCGCTTTGACCTGCAGATGGTCAG CTCCAACCAGTTCAATAGCACCAGCCCCAGAGTGTCCAGCGTCACTAAGCTGGTCGTGGTGGCGCAAGTCTCCATACGAGG cACGTCGTCTCCCGGCCAGCTGTTGCTTCCCATCGCCAATTGGCAAGCCAAAGTTCCTCCGCTCACCGGCGACGACATTGGACCACAAATTGTGCACGTCTACGAG CTGCTGAACAGCGGGCCCAGCACGCTGAGCCTGGCTTCGCTGGAGGTGGAGTGGCCGTACGGCCGCCACAATGCCAGCCTCCTCTACATCACCCACCTGGACACGGAGGGCCCCGTCAACTGCTCCAGCGACGTGCGACTCAACGCGCGCAACGTCACC TTGGAGAGTCCCCTGGCGGCGCTGAAAAACGCCAGCGCCGGAGACGGCCAGACGGAAGGCCGCAAGCGCGTGCGCAAGCGTGAGCTGCAGAccggcggcgacggcggcaaTGACGACGACAACCCGCTCGAGCTG GACTGCAGCACGGCGTCCTGTGTCAAGCTTCGCTGTCAGGTGGGACGTCTGGAGAGGAAGAAGAACGCCATCGTCTTCATTTACTCCCGACTGGACGTCAACAACTTCCTCAGa GCAGAGAACCAGAATCGCTCGTACGTGTTGGAGTCCACCGCCTCCTTCAACGTCATCCAGATGCCCTACAAGAAGATTCCGGCCACGCTGCCGTCCAACAGCACCGCC GTTAGCGTGTCGGTGCTGTGGGtggcggacgccccccagccgGTGCCGGCTTGGGTGGTGGCGCTGGCCGTGCTGGCCGGCCTTCTGCTGCTGGCGCTGCTCATCTTCATCATGTACAAG CTGGGCTTCTTCAAGCGAGTGCGCCCCCCGCAGGAGGATTGCCTGGAGAAGGAGCAGCTGCAGCCCGAGGAGAACGGAAACGCAGACACTTAG
- the itgav gene encoding integrin alpha-V isoform X3: MRHRLLREGAALLGMTSVPLVTIIGRMTTHFLASTDYLWSDVLIGAPRANTSGDVLERGAVYSCPWAGGAACRQLLFDTSGDRKNANGAPMEFKSKQWFGASVRSDGEHILACAPLYQWSTFGVSEREPVGTCFLKKDDTVVEYSPCRSRANSPEGQGFCQAGFSADFLKTNKRVVVGGPGSFYWQGQLISDDVSEIFARFDKSYVSPYGKTLATKSAGAQYDDSYLGYSLTVADFNDDAIEDYVTGVPRGDKALGYVNIFNGHNMESMVNFTGSQMAAYFGHSVAASDVNQDGLMDLLVGAPLFMDRGSDGKLREVGQVTATRVSRLCPAGSRCDAFWLQVSVLLGRGGFSFRPPLTLTGSEVYARYGSSIAALGDLDMDGYNDVAISAPYGGPERLGQVYIHNGGPQGPSQTPSQVLQGKWASSYMPASFGYSMTGNTDIDRNGYPDLLVGVFGADRAVLYRARPVISVNATLDISPQIINPEGKSCTLPASGPAVSCFKVKYCLKASGVGAPSSLTFRVDVLLDRLKQKEAAKRVLFLHSRSVAYAKNVTLSNGGGPSCEEQDVFLRDDRDFRDKITPISVVLEYALDYGRARDGNGLLPVLDVAAPPNVTRQAHILLDCGKDNICKPDLRLSVQSDRSEMAIGDDNAVTLEIVAENRGEGAYEAELHVFPPQQADFTGVVRSQTLSRLSCAYKKENQTKIVVCDLGNPMKAGTKVLAELRFSVHQLSEDDTDVRFDLQMVSSNQFNSTSPRVSSVTKLVVVAQVSIRGTSSPGQLLLPIANWQAKVPPLTGDDIGPQIVHVYELLNSGPSTLSLASLEVEWPYGRHNASLLYITHLDTEGPVNCSSDVRLNARNVTLESPLAALKNASAGDGQTEGRKRVRKRELQTGGDGGNDDDNPLELDCSTASCVKLRCQVGRLERKKNAIVFIYSRLDVNNFLRAENQNRSYVLESTASFNVIQMPYKKIPATLPSNSTAVSVSVLWVADAPQPVPAWVVALAVLAGLLLLALLIFIMYKLGFFKRVRPPQEDCLEKEQLQPEENGNADT; encoded by the exons ATGCGCCACAGACTCCTCCGGGAAGGCGCAGCTTTGCTTGGCATGACTTCCGTCCCGCTCGTGACCATAATTGGACGCATGACGACGCACTTCCTGGCCTCGACTGACTACCTTTG GTCGGACGTCCTGATCGGAGCGCCGCGGGCCAACACGTCGGGCGACGTACTGGAGCGAGGGGCCGTCTACAGCTGcccctgggcgggcggcgctgcCTGCCGCCAGCTCCTGTTTGACACGTCAG GCGACAGGAAGAACGCCAACGGCGCGCCGATGGAGTTCAAGTCCAAGCAGTGGTTCGGCGCCTCCGTGCGCTCGGACGGCGAGCACATCCTG GCGTGCGCGCCGCTCTACCAGTGGTCCACCTTTGGCGTGTCGGAGCGCGAGCCGGTGGGAACGTGTTTCCTTAAAAAAGACGACACGGTGGTGGAATATTCTCCCTGTCGCTCAC GTGCCAACTCCCCGGAGGGCCAGGGCTTCTGCCAGGCTGGCTTCAGCGCCGACTTCCTCAAG ACCAACAAGCGAGTGGTGGTGGGAGGACCCGGAAGCTTCTACTGGCAAG GTCAACTAATATCGGACGACGTGTCAGAAATCTTTGCCCGCTTCGACAAGAGCTACGTCAGCCCCTACGGAAAGACGCTGGCCACCAAGTCGGCGGGCGCCCAGTATGATGACAGTTACCTGG GTTATTCGCTGACTGTCGCAGACTTTAACGACGACGCAATTGAAG ATTACGTGACGGGCGTGCCGCGGGGCGACAAGGCGCTGGGTTAC GTCAACATCTTCAACGGCCACAACATGGAGTCCATGGTCAACTTCACAGGCAGTCAG ATGGCCGCCTACTTCGGACACTCTGTCGCCGCCAGCGACGTCAACCAGGACGG GTTGATGGACCTTCTGGTGGGCGCGCCTCTCTTCATGGACCGAGGCTCCGACGGCAAGCTGAGGGAAGTGGGACAGGTAACGGCAACACGCGTCTCACGTCTTTGTCCGGCTGGGTCCCGCTGTGACGCCTTTTGGCTGCAGGTCAGCGTGCTCTTGGGTCGAGGAGGCTTCTCTTTCCGGCCGCCGCTGACGCTCACCGGCTCCGAAGTGTACGCCCGATACGGCTCGTCCATCGCCGCGCTCGGAGATCTTGACATGGACGGATACAatg ACGTGGCCATCTCGGCCCCATACGGCGGTCCGGAGCGCCTGGGCCAGGTGTACATCCACAATGGCGGTCCTCAGGGCCCGTCGCAGACGCCCTCACAG GTCCTGCAGGGCAAATGGGCCTCCAGCTACATGCCAGCCAGCTTCGGCTATTCCATGACTGGGAACACGGACATAGACCGCAATGGCTATCCAG ATTTACTGGTGGGAGTGTTTGGAGCCGACAGGGCTGTTTTGTACAG AGCGCGGCCGGTGATCAGCGTCAACGCGACGCTGGACATCAGCCCTCAGATCATCAACCCTGAGGGGAAGAGCTGCACGCTGCCTGCGTCCGGCCCTGCCGTGTCCTG CTTCAAGGTCAAGTACTGCCTGAAGGCCAGCGGCGTGGGGGCGCCCTCTTCCCTCA CGTTCCGCGTGGATGTGCTCCTGGACCGACTGAAGCAGAAGGAAGCGGCCAAGCGAGTCCTCTTCCTGCACAGCCGAAGCGTCGCCTACGCCAAGAACGTTACGCTGAGCAACGGCGGAGGTCCCTCGTGCGAGGAGCAGGACGTCTTCCTCAGG GACGACCGCGACTTCCGCGATAAGATTACGCCCATCTCGGTGGTTCTGGAGTACGCCTTGGACTACGGGCGCGCCCGAGACGGCAACGGCCTGCTGCCCGTCTTGGATGTGGCCGCGCCGCCCAATGTCACCCGCCAG GCTCACATCCTGCTGGACTGCGGCAAGGACAACATCTGCAAACCCGACCTACGGCTGTCGGTCCAGAG CGACCGCTCCGAGATGGCCATCGGCGACGACAACGCAGTGACGCTGGAGATTGTGGCCGAGAACCGCGGCGAGGGCGCCTACGAGGCAGAGCTCCACGTCTTCCCGCCGCAACAGGCCGACTTTACCGGCGTGGTGCGCAGCCAG ACGCTGAGCCGGTTGTCGTGCGCCTACAAGAAGGAGAACCAGACCAAGATAGTGGTGTGCGATCTGGGCAACCCCATGAAGGCCGGAACCAAG GTGCTGGCCGAGCTACGTTTCAGCGTCCACCAGCTGTCAGAGGACGACACGGACGTGCGCTTTGACCTGCAGATGGTCAG CTCCAACCAGTTCAATAGCACCAGCCCCAGAGTGTCCAGCGTCACTAAGCTGGTCGTGGTGGCGCAAGTCTCCATACGAGG cACGTCGTCTCCCGGCCAGCTGTTGCTTCCCATCGCCAATTGGCAAGCCAAAGTTCCTCCGCTCACCGGCGACGACATTGGACCACAAATTGTGCACGTCTACGAG CTGCTGAACAGCGGGCCCAGCACGCTGAGCCTGGCTTCGCTGGAGGTGGAGTGGCCGTACGGCCGCCACAATGCCAGCCTCCTCTACATCACCCACCTGGACACGGAGGGCCCCGTCAACTGCTCCAGCGACGTGCGACTCAACGCGCGCAACGTCACC TTGGAGAGTCCCCTGGCGGCGCTGAAAAACGCCAGCGCCGGAGACGGCCAGACGGAAGGCCGCAAGCGCGTGCGCAAGCGTGAGCTGCAGAccggcggcgacggcggcaaTGACGACGACAACCCGCTCGAGCTG GACTGCAGCACGGCGTCCTGTGTCAAGCTTCGCTGTCAGGTGGGACGTCTGGAGAGGAAGAAGAACGCCATCGTCTTCATTTACTCCCGACTGGACGTCAACAACTTCCTCAGa GCAGAGAACCAGAATCGCTCGTACGTGTTGGAGTCCACCGCCTCCTTCAACGTCATCCAGATGCCCTACAAGAAGATTCCGGCCACGCTGCCGTCCAACAGCACCGCC GTTAGCGTGTCGGTGCTGTGGGtggcggacgccccccagccgGTGCCGGCTTGGGTGGTGGCGCTGGCCGTGCTGGCCGGCCTTCTGCTGCTGGCGCTGCTCATCTTCATCATGTACAAG CTGGGCTTCTTCAAGCGAGTGCGCCCCCCGCAGGAGGATTGCCTGGAGAAGGAGCAGCTGCAGCCCGAGGAGAACGGAAACGCAGACACTTAG